GCAAAGTCATAATACTGCCAACATCACTGCCGATTCCTCGCTCCACACTGCCCAATGTGTTCAGCAACGCCGGTGGGAATGGAGGAAGTCTAGATGATATTGAAATCCTTCAGGCTGAAGGATCAATCCGTCGACGTCATCGACGACGTCGTCAGAGACGGTAAGTTTGGTTGAATTTTTATAAACAGGGTGTTAAGTTCGTTGTGTTTGGTCTACCCGTAGAAAAGCTGAGGGCTTTTGCTTGCTTACTACTACTTGGTGGCAGTCCGTTGTGCTTTCTATTTATGTTATCATTCTGCATAATTTAACGCCCAGAAACTTTAGAGTAAATGATGATAAAAGTAGGTAGAAAATATTTAGTTGATTGGACTTCCCCTAATGGCAGAGGTTCAACTTCTTTGTAACTTTCCCTTTGTTATAACTGCAAATATATCATAACATATATTCCTAGAAATAGGAAGAATACCAATAAAATCGAAACACCTAACTTACCACCCTGTAAAAGCATCTCGTTTCCAATGATTGTATCTGCATTTCCATTTTTCAGAAGAAGTCATCTCATTTCAGACGATGAATACAATTATAAATTGGAACGATTGAAAAACGAATTGAATCGTGCCGTTGTGACGCTTGAAGAGATGCATAATCGCTACAAATTCACCTTGCCATCGAAATCCTCCCTCACTACAACTCCGGCAACGTCGATGCATAACAAATCTTCCATCAGACAAAATAAAAGGTTCAACACGACGTCCGAGCATTATGATGCGATGGATATCCTTACAAAACGCAAGTCGACAATAGAAGCTATGGAGTCGGAACTGGACGCTTCATTAGCCGACCTGGATGCGGATGACCTAAATGAAGGGTAAGGGAATATTTCAGATGCCTCAAAGCTACCCTTCATCAGCATCATCTTTAGGAGGCAAATGAGTATAAAATGCACTATTTTCTCTTCTCCCTTTCGTGATGCACAGAATGATGAAAAGCCTGCAACACCATCATAGAGTAGCACGTGCCGTGACTGCCAAGAAGGAGCGAGTTTGGGACTATGGAGTGATTCCTTACGAAATAGATGGGAACTTCAGCGGTGCCCACAAGGCGTTGTTCAAACAGGCCATGCGGCACTGGGAAAATAACACCTGCATAAAGTTCGTCGAACGGGATCCAGACATGCATCCGAACTACATTATTTTCACCGTGAGGAGCTGTGGGTAAGTTACGGTCGGGATCAAAAATGTTGATGTGTCCACAAGACACGTGTTCTAGTTTTCTAATATGGGAAGAGTCGACATTGTGGCGAAGACACGTTTAGCAGAGTTTGACGAATAGGATCAACCTGAAGGACATAAATACAAGTACATACGGTCTTTTTGCCCTCAAAACTTACTTCAATGTTATTTTAACAATGGCGCACTCAATAACGAACAAATAATGAGCCTGTGCTTAATGAATTTCCAGAGAGTGTTTTCTTTTCAATCTACCTTCTGCATAATTGGATACCTGACTTAACGTTCTCCTTGTAGTTGCTGCTCATTCGTAGGGAAACGAGGAAACGGAGGGCAGGCGATCTCTATTGGAAGGAACTGTGATAAATTCGGAATTGTCGTCCATGAATTAGGACATGTAGTTGGTTTCTGGCACGAACATACGCGGCCCGACCGAGAAAAGCATGTCACTATCGAATTGAGCAACATTATGAAAGGGCAGGATTACAATTTCAACATGCTCACACCTGATGACGTGGACTCTTTGGGAATGCCTTATGATTACGACTCAATCATGCACTATGCTCGAAATACATTCTCGAAAGGCACGTACTTAGATACGATTTTACCAATTGAGGTGAAAGGAAAGAAACGTCCTGAAATCGGTCAACGAATCCGGCTGAGTGTAGGTGATATTGCACAAGCAAATTTACTGTACAAGTGCCCCAAGTGTGGGCAGACGTTCCAGAGTAATTCAGGCAGTTTTACATCTCCTTCGTATTATATACCTGGACTGATTAATGATACGGAGAAATGTGAATGGAGAATCACTGCGACACACGGCGAGAGAATTACCTTGAAACTAGAAAATCTGGTAAGTAGTCTTCTTTGTGTGACACGTAGAAATTCGCCTTGAAGATATTCATGACAACTGTGAATTCCATCTGGGTATCAAGGAGTAATTATGGAAGAAAGAGTTTTTATAAATGGAGCATTTTTTACAATATTTCTGTTCATTATCTATCTATTTACTTATTATGtatcgattttgaaataaaactaGCAAAATCGAAATCATTGGAACTACAAAGAATTTAACCTTCTTTGTGCGTGGAACTATTTTATAATTTCTCTTTTCGAAGTGCAATAATATCCAAACATATGTACATCGTTCTTAAAGTTTACTTTCGAAATATTGATCGAATAATAACGATTTCATACTTCTCATAAaattagtaaatatttttttttctgaagagAAGATAGAAGACTAGTTAAGTTCATTCGCAACACTTTTTTCATCGGCACAACTTGCGTCTGTTAGTAGCTAACTAAGCCTGCcgaagctcctactgtacaagccCATGACTTTGGCAGTCCTACTTATTTTACAAAAAGATCcatacaataaaaataataatcgttggcgcaacaatccaattggatcagggccaccattacggtcttgaatgaagtactctaatacactacagtacactggagaaggcaatgtggtcagtattgatTCAGAGAGAgattgagattattaccctgatttcacttagatactcattcacatctgagtcgactggtgtctaAGATCCAGTCACGGTAACAGATCTCTCTGACAGATTTGATCCGGAATTTCCGTTACcgcagtccagcgctctaaccacttgacccATCCGGAAGCGTACATCAGCAAAtaaaattgccaactcttgggAACTTTTAAGAAGAAGGTCGTCTGAAATATCCATACATGAGGAGGCCGGCTTGGACGCCAGTATAATGACTAAATTTTCCTGTGATATCGTGACTGCACGATCAcagataaaatcaggctcaaaaTATTATGGTGTTTGGGTCACTTGATTCCAATATATCAGGAAAGCACTGCCTGAAAAACTTATaaggtaatatatgtatatagtaaaTATGTGTACATACTAAGAAACGATAAGATAGGTTTTGATTTCAGTAAGGCCATGACGTATGTCAAGCGACTAAGAAAATGTTGGGAGTAATAAATGAAATTGCCGCAAGAACGAGGTGTCTGAAACTTTCGATTTCAGTAAGTCCAAACCGGACACCAAATGATCTCAGCCTGTCTTTGCCTAGCgggattttttaattttatatatacACATGTTTCATGTTCACTCCCTAGTAGAGTGTTGCCAGGACTGAAACAGAAAATCGGGGCTTGGGGTAAAAGAGATTCTACAGTCCATTTCGGGTCTTGGCcttcaggatgtccttcctCCAGCCGTCTCGATCAATCGATCGCGCCTTCCAATTTTGAAATCTGAATATCTTTTTAGGTCTCCCAATACCTTTTCATCGTCTTCTCCTTTAGGTCCCATTATTCTCTTCAGGATCCTCCTTTCGAACTTTTGTATTCTAGAGTGAAGTCCCAGTTGTGATTCAGTAAGTCCGGCCATTTTGAAGCACCCTGTATTCGTGAAGGATATGAATTCGAATTGACGCAGTACtttttaatatgaaaattttaCGTGTGTTTTGCAGCTTTAAACCTTCTGACAGCCCTTTGTCTTCAACCTAGCCTTCTGACAATATTGGTCCTGTATTTGCGGAATATCTATGCAAAATTCAGCCGCGCAAGAGTCACTTTGTTTTTGACGAAAATTTGACAGGTTTGATAGCCCGACCACGCCTTAGTCTTCCAGTAGGTCTTCTGATTGTCCGGCTACTGCTTCGCCAGCAACAACCCAACCATTTCCGGATAAAATTTTTCGTGCTACAAGTGTAAATTTTAAAGTAGCCAGCTCTCCGTCTATGACTTGGATCACACTTTCTCAGCCGATTCCCAGGTCACGAGATAGCAGGAAGTGTTCTCTGAAATGCCTCAATTTGATTTTCGCTATAGTTCTTGAAAGCAACTCCCGACACCGCTATCAAGAAACTCGCGCAGGTtcgcaaaaattaaaaatcaatctCTATCTATTCCCTGAGGCAAATGAAAAACACTATTGAATTATTAATTCACAGGGAAGTTGCTACCACAGTGGAGTAATTACTGTCTCCAATTAATAATATCAACAGCAAATGAATCAGACACACTTGTGAATAGAAACAGATTAAGGTAAAAATGACAGAGTTTCGGTTTTCGAAATGTTTCCAACAGTAAAGAATTCTGCTTCCACTCTCTATTAAAAATGCTGTTTGTGGTCTGTGTATAAAACTCCTCAGTCTTTTATGAAAGGCTAAAAGCAGCCTGGGGAACTCCAAGCAACGACTAATATTTTCTCTTCAGGAAAGGAAGAGCAGAAAATGTTCATGATGAAGTTTAGTTGATTTTGTTGGGAAAATCGAATTATCATGCAACATATGAGTGCATAATTTGTAGTAGAtgtataatttgaacatttgtcGTTTCCATTTTTAGTGTTAGTGTAAAATAATTCCTTAATTAACTCACACTTAACTCCATACTGCAGTGATCGCGGCCATGATTTCGGTAGAAACAACAGAATTCATTTCCCATTCTACGTTTTTCTGCAGACCACTCGTTTAGAAactaaaattcaataaaagaaaTACTGAGCCAGAAAGAAAACTCTTCCATCCACCTGATGGTAGCATCATTAATTACTTAAACAGTTGCATCCAAGTACCTTTCACTTCCATGTTTACTTTCGCATATCTACTTGCCTAATTGGAATTAACTTAAGTGCTTGGATAGGGTAGTTTAAGAATCTATTCTGAATGCCTCATGAAATAATTTCTCAAGCCCCTCATTTTTCTCGTCctcatcctcctcctcctccatcaGAATCTACTATCTACGGAAAAGTGCCTTACTGACTATTTGGAGGTTCGCGATGGCTACTGGCATAAATCACCATTATTGGGCCGTTTCTGTGGAAAAGTTACCGAGAAAACAATTACAACAACTTCAAGCCGAATGCTACTCACTTACGTTAACATGAACCGTAATGCAGGGTATCGAGGATTCAAAGCAGAATACGAGGGTGAGTGGATTCCTTATTGCAATTACACTTTAACTGAATGGCAAAAGTTCACTTCTTCCGTTCGCCTCATGTTTTTATGAGTGGATTTCTTTGTACTAAAGCATTTCCTCCCTTGTCGATAGCAAATTGTGGAGGCGAGTTGACAATAGACGGCGAAGGTCGCCTTGAATCACCCAACTATCCGCTCGAATATTTGCCGGGTATGGAATGTATCTGGATTCTGTCCGTTCCGGAAGGCTATCAAGTCGCCCTTAAATTCCAATCGTTCGAAGTGGAGAATCACGACAGCTGTAACTATGACTATGTCGAGGTGCGGGACGGTGGAAGCGCGGATGAGACGGAATCACCTACAATTGGAATCTTCTGCGGATATCGAAATCCTCCAAATATGAAGTAATTTGAAAGCGCTCGAGCAGGGTGTTGACGATGCTCAATGAAAACGATTTGAAATTTATTCGTTTCCTGATTGTTGGATAACATTTTCTGTGTGAAGAAATGAAGCAGAAAATCCAACACTAAAGGGAACTGATTGTGTAACTTATTGATCGCATGTGtgtaattttaaattaataattcaCCAATCAATTCAAAATTGAGACTCACGAGCTACTTTCAGAGCGTTTTCATTCCGACACACCCTCTAAAACCTTTCTAGTTTCCAGGGAATAAAGTAGAACGTCCTAAATTCCATTCAACAGGTCAACTAAGAATAAAATGTATGTGAAATTTTCATCGGACAATTCCGTCCAAAAAGCTGGATTTTCGGCGATATTTATGAAAGAGGTGGACGAGTGCGAAACGCAGGACCACGGGTGCGAACACGAATGCATTAACACCCTCGGCGGATATGAATGCAATTGTTACATCGGATACGAGCTGCACAGTGACAAGAAGCATTGTGAAGGTACGCATATATTTGCTTACATATGTAAATGGCTGCCAACAGTGCAGATTTATCGTACAGCCATTCTGCTAGCGTTCAGGAAATTGATATTGCATCCTCCTGGAGCGATGCCGACAATTCCGAAAGGGATACATTTTCATTCATTGATTCAATCGATTTCCCACATTTCATGTATTTCAGATGCATGCGGAGGCGTGATCGAAGCAACAGAAGGCACTATCAGCTCCCCATCATTTCCCGAGTATTATCCCATCCTTAAGGACTGCACCTGGGAGATTATAGCGCCGCCACGGAATAAAATCTCCTTGAACTTTACCCATTTCGATTTGGAAGGCAACAATCATCAGCACATCGATTGCGGCTACGACTACGTACGGGTGTTCTCAAAGCTCGGTGAAAATCGGCTCAAGAGCATAGGCACCTATTGTGGAAGCAAAATCCCCCCAATCCTTACGTCCGAAGGAAATGCACTACGAATTGAATTCCATTCAGATAAATCGATCCAACGGACTGGCTTTGCAGCTTTATTCTTCACAGGTGAGTACTTCCGACTGGCACAGAGTTTGAGGGGGTGGCGTATTTCAGTTCAAGTGAGTCCGTTGAAAATACAGGCACTTACTCATGACTGTATGTAGCAGGAAACTTTTTATATCTCATACATCCTTTCTATTCCGCTTTGAATTTAATTAGATGTTGATGAATGCGCTACGAATAATGGAGGATGCCATCATGATTGTAGGAATACCATCGGAAGCTATGTGTGTGCTTGCCATAATGGATATACACTTCACGATAATGGGCATGACTGCAAAGAGGGTGAATGCAAATATGAGATTACACTACCGCACGGATCTATCTATAGTCCAAATTATCCTGATATGTATCCGGCGAATTTAGACTGCGTGTGGCATTTCTCAACAACACCGGGACACAGGATTAAATTGATATTTAATGAATTTGAAGTGGAATCGCATCAGGtatgtgcatacatatacatatgtgtcaagatgatttttttttacaatttccaCTTAAAAGGAATTTCCGATATTCAGGACTGATTGCATATTTGGCGGGATGCATATCTTAgattttctaaataaattttcaattcaacATAATTTGGATAATTGACCTAAATATCAGATCTTTGTTTTTTGTACGGATTTGCTTTCATAAATTTTCCCGTTTTTGAAAATTAGTAAAATGGAGCAGGGACAGTGAAAATGTGGAAAAACCAAAAGTTTAGAATTCCTCTCAAAGCTTACTCATATTTAATGAGATACAGATACGGCAAGTTTTTAGAAATAATCGAATTGGCTCAGTTGCTTCCAGAGTTTATTGACAAGCCGACTAATATTTCGAATTACAGACATCAATCGACCGCCCATTTTTATGAATTGTTCTAATTCttaatttttgaggttttgtgtaaagtaaAATAGGATCTTTGTTTGTCTGCCTGCCCacatgtctttttttttttttttgatcgttggaaggtgaaaaGTTCAAAACCTGGTTCctgcactaaaaccaccttcttctcTTTCCACGCTCCCCGCGGCACTGCTCTAAAGCATTGCATCTCGGGGTTTGCTTAACAGCGGCTCGTTCTGATTTTCTCCCTTTCTTCTTTCCTTcgaaatttttcctatctaagcTGTTTGTGAATAATTCCCAACACCTTGAACGGAGGCTTGAACCGTTGACTACAACATGCACTTCacaatattttcaggtgttaacCGCTTATCTGCGACAGCCTCCAATCTTGTTTGGTGCACACACCTGGAacaatcaaatacaacatgctccacatTCTCAACCATATTAACGCATCGTGGGTTGAATAGTGAATCTTTGTACCCAAATCGACGACAACCaacatgtccactcaagaactgTGTTAACTCATAGCTGTCGTGGCTTCGTCCAATCCATCGTCGAATTTCTATAATTGCTACGCTGTTAGGAATGCTTTATGTCAACACTCTATCATACGCAGTAAGAAAACTGTATCATACCGCAAGTTGTCGGAAATATATTCTATCCATCGTTCATTTCGCAGAGTTGGACGTATTCTTTATATCTAGGGTTTCTACTACCGAGAAAGTGCTTCTTCTATTGTAGCCTCAGCCAAGGTGATCATCATATTGACTGCGTCAACAGTTGATCAcaccttacgaaatccgaattactTGTCACAAAGGCCTTTTTCTGCAGTCGGGAGCAACAAATTGTATACCATTCATTCAAATAGTTTGGTAATTGAACAGAGGAGATTTATCTGACTTCGGAATGAATATCTGTTTTTGTAGCCTCAATTGCTCCGgtaattctccttctctaaagcAGGTCTAAGAACTTGGGCAAACAAACTTGGTACTATTCTAGCTGCCACTTTCTGGGCAATATTCGGGGTTCCCtgggtcttattttcaacaagtttCTCTACTGTCTCTAGAATTTCCTCATCTACTAATATATTAGCTTCGTCAGGGTTTACGTGCACTACCGGAAGCCTCGTGCAGTTAACATCATCTgggaaaaaaaagttgactaCATTATTCAGAAGCCCTTAGGAAAATAATCGGTGTGcagcgtttgcctttaagtGATAACATCATCTACTTGTGTAACTCCCCCAATGGATCAAAGTCAGATTCGGTGCACATCCACTAGAAATGCCTGGTTTTGCTTTTCATGATCGCATTGCAATTTTTTCTGGCGTTTTTATTTTGTACCTGCAGTTCCTTGAATTCAGattggtttcttctgcgctgggagtgACTTCTAGCTTTTCGCCGTTTTTCGACATTCCTTGATTTATGAATCCCACCACAGACGAAATCCGTCTTCGGAAGGAAGCTCAACGCGAGGCATAGAGGCATTGCAAGCCAgcttcaatttttccacgagcTGTAAAACTTTTTCTTGCTCGATTCCCAATAACAATGTGTCTTCCAGaaatacctccttgaacatttctgcgttagattttttggttattcaactcatcgttattctgtttGATGGCTTCATATTATTCCTATGCAAGATGATAGCCTGAAAATCGCTGCGTGTGTACTCCTCGTtaccactgcaagtctttgttTAGGGTATCGCTGACGAATAGGGGGTCCAATACCAATTGGAATTCTCTACTCTGCCAACACATTTGGCAGTTTGCATCAAAGATAGTTAACTCCAGTAATAACGGGAATTGCTGATGAGCCTCGGCGCAGCATTACAGCTATAAATATCTGTACCTCCTGTCTTGGAACGTATAAATCCGTCTTCGTGCTCCTTCGCATCTTCCACAGCTCTATATCGCTATATTACTGTTTATTGTCTGCTATCCTTACTCtgcttttcaaattttcttactGTTTGGAAATGATGGCTATATCAACATTGGTTTTGACTACACTTTTGGCGAGCagatcttgggccgctcgaAAGTGATTCAGATTTTAttgtattaacttcatttgaacttaTTTATGAACACCTTTCTGAACAAAGGTGTTTGCTGCATCCTGCAATGTGATTGCTGTCGCTATTTtccctgcccgtctgtctgtccttcaGTTTGTCGATCACTATCAGGGCCGCTTCTGAGATAGTGCGATAAACATatgccactcgcaaagttccaagtctctgcacttgagtaaagcgcttacgatgcaccttcttGTCAAGGGCTTCAGCCCATACCTACTCGCCATAGAGCAAACCGActacgttgctcccataaggagacggcccccaatattcgccattaTTCGACTCAAGGATCAAGGCTCCAAGACTCCATGAaccgtcatccatccgcttacccgtcgcatcaataagcCAAGTcagctttgcgtctgttcaacaATACGTCCGGCAACGTCGTCTGCCTTACCGACCAGgatctgtgctactcccgacgtgatttccatcctcctgtgATCCTTTAGCTTCTCATATTGCaacctttcagataatcccgcaATATCCGCAAGGGATAGCTtgacacgtggaatgagttttctaatgtgcttagCTTATCTGTCCGTCTTACGAAATTGcaggcatttctaacatcaagcgttatgaggagcactatccgtcgagatcggcggttgTGATTCCCAACAACAAatcaattcgttttgagaatgaaggggggtcctaagtccgcatcaacttaatgcaggaccggaccaattgaggagcaacttactccttcttttctggtccacggacccctcgcagggcttgcacccaaactttttttaaaaaaagtcaagcgacggcggctttacggtttcttaccagggcagaggcaaatcgtcagacgctgcct
The window above is part of the Hermetia illucens chromosome 3, iHerIll2.2.curated.20191125, whole genome shotgun sequence genome. Proteins encoded here:
- the LOC119651651 gene encoding dorsal-ventral patterning protein tolloid isoform X2, with the translated sequence MAFRHFDILPKDLSRKLKCSAAFNWLSAVFIVALMSQMCNCIYINESVITMKHHQHQQPHRRVYRSKFTIEELLNTQFEYKTSNDIDMDPCKAGGFMGDIALPNVNYEADKEKQIPSLPNINFQQDLERLKQEVYNEGLQVEEEGMTDIIRKKTKLPNSNSENLNHRNRNDPTLSMNEPIKETSNNHHANGKIGRIPTQRETLISSHINNEHSGYGEKFSVDPITSPPSTTFSPTEKIEKPVINTNRNVDYRKIQSNTKDIVDDSGNNFVTTRKVIILPTSLPIPRSTLPNVFSNAGGNGGSLDDIEILQAEGSIRRRHRRRRQRRSHLISDDEYNYKLERLKNELNRAVVTLEEMHNRYKFTLPSKSSLTTTPATSMHNKSSIRQNKRFNTTSEHYDAMDILTKRKSTIEAMESELDASLADLDADDLNEGMMKSLQHHHRVARAVTAKKERVWDYGVIPYEIDGNFSGAHKALFKQAMRHWENNTCIKFVERDPDMHPNYIIFTVRSCGCCSFVGKRGNGGQAISIGRNCDKFGIVVHELGHVVGFWHEHTRPDREKHVTIELSNIMKGQDYNFNMLTPDDVDSLGMPYDYDSIMHYARNTFSKGTYLDTILPIEVKGKKRPEIGQRIRLSVGDIAQANLLYKCPKCGQTFQSNSGSFTSPSYYIPGLINDTEKCEWRITATHGERITLKLENLNLLSTEKCLTDYLEVRDGYWHKSPLLGRFCGKVTEKTITTTSSRMLLTYVNMNRNAGYRGFKAEYEANCGGELTIDGEGRLESPNYPLEYLPGMECIWILSVPEGYQVALKFQSFEVENHDSCNYDYVEVRDGGSADETESPTIGIFCGYRNPPNMKSTKNKMYVKFSSDNSVQKAGFSAIFMKEVDECETQDHGCEHECINTLGGYECNCYIGYELHSDKKHCEDACGGVIEATEGTISSPSFPEYYPILKDCTWEIIAPPRNKISLNFTHFDLEGNNHQHIDCGYDYVRVFSKLGENRLKSIGTYCGSKIPPILTSEGNALRIEFHSDKSIQRTGFAALFFTDVDECATNNGGCHHDCRNTIGSYVCACHNGYTLHDNGHDCKEGECKYEITLPHGSIYSPNYPDMYPANLDCVWHFSTTPGHRIKLIFNEFEVESHQDCAYDHVVIYDGDSEESSTLGRFCGDKIPYPLSASSNEMYMVFKSDKNKQRRGFSAIHSTACGGYLRATSRIKHLYSHSKFGYQSYDQKMDCDWTIQADPGRNVQLIFLSFELEDIENCTYDYVEVYAGMEDTSGPLYGRYCGSNNPPDIISLTDSLLVRFRSDDTMSKKGFSASYVAVDPFDNIEEVSSDSSEMVTPFPGYLKPIYKADSYDYDEYRDYSENHLQKNYNPWSSNIRRV
- the LOC119651651 gene encoding dorsal-ventral patterning protein tolloid isoform X1, which codes for MAFRHFDILPKDLSRKLKCSAAFNWLSAVFIVALMSQMCNCIYINESVITMKHHQHQQPHRRVYRSKFTIEELLNTQFEYKTSNDIDMDPCKAGGFMGDIALPNVNYEADKEKQIPSLPNINFQQDLERLKQEVYNEGLQVEEEGMTDIIRKKTKLPNSNSENLNHRNRNDPTLSMNEPIKETSNNHHANGKIGRIPTQRETLISSHINNEHSGYGEKFSVDPITSPPSTTFSPTEKIEKPVINTNRNVDYRKIQSNTKDIVDDSGNNFVTTRKVIILPTSLPIPRSTLPNVFSNAGGNGGSLDDIEILQAEGSIRRRHRRRRQRRRSHLISDDEYNYKLERLKNELNRAVVTLEEMHNRYKFTLPSKSSLTTTPATSMHNKSSIRQNKRFNTTSEHYDAMDILTKRKSTIEAMESELDASLADLDADDLNEGMMKSLQHHHRVARAVTAKKERVWDYGVIPYEIDGNFSGAHKALFKQAMRHWENNTCIKFVERDPDMHPNYIIFTVRSCGCCSFVGKRGNGGQAISIGRNCDKFGIVVHELGHVVGFWHEHTRPDREKHVTIELSNIMKGQDYNFNMLTPDDVDSLGMPYDYDSIMHYARNTFSKGTYLDTILPIEVKGKKRPEIGQRIRLSVGDIAQANLLYKCPKCGQTFQSNSGSFTSPSYYIPGLINDTEKCEWRITATHGERITLKLENLNLLSTEKCLTDYLEVRDGYWHKSPLLGRFCGKVTEKTITTTSSRMLLTYVNMNRNAGYRGFKAEYEANCGGELTIDGEGRLESPNYPLEYLPGMECIWILSVPEGYQVALKFQSFEVENHDSCNYDYVEVRDGGSADETESPTIGIFCGYRNPPNMKSTKNKMYVKFSSDNSVQKAGFSAIFMKEVDECETQDHGCEHECINTLGGYECNCYIGYELHSDKKHCEDACGGVIEATEGTISSPSFPEYYPILKDCTWEIIAPPRNKISLNFTHFDLEGNNHQHIDCGYDYVRVFSKLGENRLKSIGTYCGSKIPPILTSEGNALRIEFHSDKSIQRTGFAALFFTDVDECATNNGGCHHDCRNTIGSYVCACHNGYTLHDNGHDCKEGECKYEITLPHGSIYSPNYPDMYPANLDCVWHFSTTPGHRIKLIFNEFEVESHQDCAYDHVVIYDGDSEESSTLGRFCGDKIPYPLSASSNEMYMVFKSDKNKQRRGFSAIHSTACGGYLRATSRIKHLYSHSKFGYQSYDQKMDCDWTIQADPGRNVQLIFLSFELEDIENCTYDYVEVYAGMEDTSGPLYGRYCGSNNPPDIISLTDSLLVRFRSDDTMSKKGFSASYVAVDPFDNIEEVSSDSSEMVTPFPGYLKPIYKADSYDYDEYRDYSENHLQKNYNPWSSNIRRV